The Aliidongia dinghuensis genome segment CCTTCACCTACAAGCGCGTCCAGGAGAACAAGCCCTACGCCGAGCGCGGCTTTCGGGCCTGAGCCTCAGGTCCGGGCGAGCGTCTCGGCGACGAGACGCAGCCCGCCTTCGAACAGGCGTCGGCTGGCGCTCGTCGTCTTGAACGCCGCATGCGCCGTCAGCGTGACGTTGGCAAGCCCACGGAGCGGATGCGACGACGGCAACGGCTCCTGGTCGAAGACATCGAGAGCCGCATGCCTGAGCCGGCCGGCCTCAAGCGCCTCGATCAAGGCCGCTTCGTCCACGAGTGCGCCGCGAGCGGTATTGACCAGGATCGCGCCGGGCCTCATCAGGCCAAGCCGGTCAGGTCCAAGGAAATGCCGCGTCTCTGGGGTCAGGGCCAGATGGAGCGACAGCACGTCGGCGTGGGTCAGCACGTCTTCCAGCGGCAGGAACCGGCACGGCAGCCCGGGCACCGGGCCCGACCGGTTCCAGGCGACGACGCCCATGCCGAAACCAGCCGCCATCTTCACCAGTTCCGACCCGACACCGCCGGTGCCGACGATGCCGAGCGTCAGGCTCGCGAGCTCGAGCCCCTCCATCGTGGTCCACGCGCCGGCCCTGAGTGCCCGGTCCATCGGCGCGACCTCGCGACAGGCCGCGAGCGCCAGCGCGAAAGCATGCTCGGCAATGGACCGGTCGCCATAGTGGCGCACGGTCAGCACCTCGATGCCGCATCGCTCGGCGGCGGCGAGATCGATATAGTCGGAGGCCCCGGTGCCGAGGAACACGATGGCCTTGAGACCCGGGCAAGCCTCGAGCACGGGTGCGGCGATCTTCGCGCGGCTGACGAGTGCGATCGCGACCGAGCGCAGCCGCCGGATGAGCTCGTCACCGTCCGGGTCGCCCTCGTAAATCACGAGCTCCGGCACGATGGCGTCGAGCCCCGACGCCAGTAGCCGGGCGTTCGTCGAGTGGCAGTCGATATAGCCCGCGACCGGTGCCGGACGTGCTCCGGTCAACTTTTGTAGCTCGCGTCTTTGCGATCCATGAGGCGGAGCAGCGCCGGCCATTCCATCGTGCCGCGAGGCCGATCGTACCGCTGGTATTGCTCCGCCGTATGCTCCGCGATTTCGGGGGCGACGCAGAGAATCTCGCCGCCAGTCGCCATAGTCTTGAGCTGCAGCTGGCAGGCCTGATCGAGGTAGTACATCAGATAGAACGCTTCGGCGATCGTGCGGCCGGTCGTCAGCAGACCGTGATTGCGCAGGATCAGCGCGCGGTGCGGGCCGAGATCGGCCACCAGCCGCTCGCGCTCGGCGAGGTCGAGCGCAATGCCTTCATAGTCGTGATAGGCCAGCCGATTGTAGAATTCGAGCGAAACCTGGTTCAGAGGCAGCAGCCCCTCGCGTAGCGTCGATACGGCAACACCGGCGTGGGTATGGGTATGGCAGACGCAAACGGCATCCTCGCGCACCCGATGGATCGCGCCGTGAATGACGAAGCCCGCCTCGTTGACGGCGTATTCGGTCGGCTCGACGATCTTGCCCTCGAGGTCGATCTTGACCAGGCTCGACGCCGTAACCTCGGAGAAATGCAGGCCATAGGGGTTGATGAAGAAATGGTCGTGTCGGCCGGGCACGCGTGCTGAGACGTGGGTGTAGACGAGATCGTCCATGCCGAAATGCGCGATGAGCCGATAGCAGGCGGCCAGATGCACGCGCGTCTCCCATTCATCGAGCTCAGGCAGCTTGTCGGGCGCGCGAAAGGCAGGCTGGTTCATCAACACTCTCCCCAATCGGGATAAAGACGATTTTCAGTCCTGGCCCACACGCATACGCGCCTCGAGATAGGCGCCGTAACGCGTGAGCGAGTAAGAAACCGCGAAATAGATCAGCGCCACGAAGACGTAAACTTCGATGTAGTAGTCCGACCACTTGCCCGTCTGGATCGCGACCTTGGCCGAGGCCATCAATTCAAACAAGCCGACGATGACCAGCACCGACGTATCCTTGAAGGTCGAGACCAGTTGGTTGATCGTCGCGGGCAGCGCCTTGCGGAACGCTTGCGGCAGAATGACCAGCCACCAGCCCTGCGACGGTGTCAGGCCGAGCGCGCGGGCTGCCTCGCCCTGGCCGAGGCCCACGCTTTGAATGCCGGCCTGCAGGATCGTTGACTGATAGGCGGCGAAGAACAGAGCGAAGCCCAGGATGACGCGATAGACGTTATCGGTATTGAGCCAGCCAGGCAGCACGAAGGGCGCGAAGATCGCGGCACCGAACACGACGGCCAACAGCGGAATCGAACGGATGAAATCGACGACGACACCGGCGAGGAAGCGGAGCACGCGGTCATCCGAGCATCGCATGATCGCGAGGAGAACCGACAGCGGCATGCCGATGATGATCGTCGCGGTGTAGATAAAGAGGGTCAGCGACAGTCCGCCCCATCGCTCGGTCGTGACTTCGCTGAGGCCGAAGACGCCACCCTGCATTAGAACGATGAAGACGGTAAACCCTGAGATCCAGATGCCGATCAGCCATTTGGCCCGCCAAAGCCGTGGCACGCAGCTCGCGGCCACCATGGCCACGACGACCAGGCAGGCCACGAGCGAGCGCCATTGCTCCTCGTAGGGATAGAGACCGAACAAGATGAGGCGATAGCGGGCACCGATGACCGCCCAGCACGCGCCGCTCGCTCCACCGCACGGGTCGGCGCCGGCATCGCTCCAGGCACTATCCCAGAACGCCCATTTCCCGAACAGCACGAGAAGCCACAGGAGAAACGCGGCTGCCAGGATGCTGATGCCGACGTTGAGCCAACTCGACAGGAAGCCAAGGCCGGCAGGACCGCGCTGCATCGGGGGCCTGTCACGAAGCGAAATCGACAGCGGACCGATCATGCGCGCCCGCCTGCCGGCTGCCGGCCGATGCTGCGGGCGCCTTTGAGGGCAACGCGCGCATTGAACCAGTTGATCATGAGGCTCAGGCAATAGTTCACAACGAGATAGAGCCCGACCATCACACCCAGCATCTCGAACGTATGGCCGTTCATGTTGATGCTGTTGGACGTGATGGCGAAGAGGTCCGAATAGCCGATCGCGGCGCCGAGCGAGGTGTTCTTCACGGTGATGAGATACTGGTTGCCAAGCGGCAGCACGATTGCCCGAAGCCCGAGCGGAATCCTGATCTTCCAGTCGATCATCCATTCGTGCAGGCCGAGCGCCCGCCCTGCCTCCACCGGCCCGCGGCCGATAGATTGAATGCCGCCGCGCACGATTTCAGCGACATAAGCCGTGCCGAGCACGCTCAAGCCGATAAGGACCGCGGCGAACTCGGCCGGAACGCGCAAGCCGTTCTCGAAGCTGAAGCCATGCAGATGGGGCAGTTGGATCGTAACGGGCGCCCCGAACCAAAGGGTCAGGGCCACGATCGCCCCGGCTGCGGCAGCCAGCACGGTCCCGCGCCCCCGCCCCAAACGCCGGCCAAGAGGCGAAGCGGCGATGAGCATCGCCATCAGTATCAGGCCCACCGCAAGGCAGAGATTGCCGTTGGTCGCCTCGAGGCCGGGCAGATAGATTCCGCGATTCGAGATGAATGCACCTCCCGGCAGCGGGACGGCTCGCCGCTCCTGCGGCAAGTGCAGGATGATCTGGTACCAGAAGACGATCTGCAGAATGGACGGCACGTTGCGGAAGATGTCGGTGTAGAGCCGGCAGCCGAACGAGATCACGAAGTTGCGAGACAGCCGGCCCAGCCCGACGAGGAAGCCCAGGATCGTGGTCACCACGATGCAGACGAGTGCCAGCACCAGCGTGTTGAGCAGGCCCAGCAGGATCGTCCACCAATAAGGATCGCTCGCAGCGTGGGCGAGCGGTGCCGCCGAGATATCCCAGCCGGTCGGTTGGCCGAGGAATGCCCAGCCATAGACCATGCCCTGCTTCTGCAGGCTGTCCGCGACCTGGACAGCGGTACCGATTACGAGCGCCAGGAACAGCCCGACAGCCGTTGCCTGGAGAATGAACCGTCGGACATTGGTGTTGGAAAGAGAGACGACCATTCACCCGCTTCCACTCGTTCGATACGCCTGGGTACGCTCGAGGCAATTTCGGTCCGGACCGCCTAGTCGAACAGCGGCGCGTAGAGCAGCCCCCCTTTGTTCCACAGCCGGTTCAAGCCGCGTGGCAGTTGATAGGGCGACTTCGCGCCGAGGCTGCGTTCGTAGATTTCGCCGTAGTTTCCGACGCTCTTGATGACGTCCACCGCCCAGGTCTCGCGCAACCCGAAGCGCGAGCCGATGCCGGGAAGGATCCCGAGCAGGTGGCCGATGCGCGGATCCGTGCTCTTGCGCATCTCGTCGACGTTGCTGCTGGTGACCCCTAGGTCCTCG includes the following:
- a CDS encoding 2-hydroxyacid dehydrogenase, giving the protein MTGARPAPVAGYIDCHSTNARLLASGLDAIVPELVIYEGDPDGDELIRRLRSVAIALVSRAKIAAPVLEACPGLKAIVFLGTGASDYIDLAAAERCGIEVLTVRHYGDRSIAEHAFALALAACREVAPMDRALRAGAWTTMEGLELASLTLGIVGTGGVGSELVKMAAGFGMGVVAWNRSGPVPGLPCRFLPLEDVLTHADVLSLHLALTPETRHFLGPDRLGLMRPGAILVNTARGALVDEAALIEALEAGRLRHAALDVFDQEPLPSSHPLRGLANVTLTAHAAFKTTSASRRLFEGGLRLVAETLART
- a CDS encoding class II aldolase/adducin family protein is translated as MNQPAFRAPDKLPELDEWETRVHLAACYRLIAHFGMDDLVYTHVSARVPGRHDHFFINPYGLHFSEVTASSLVKIDLEGKIVEPTEYAVNEAGFVIHGAIHRVREDAVCVCHTHTHAGVAVSTLREGLLPLNQVSLEFYNRLAYHDYEGIALDLAERERLVADLGPHRALILRNHGLLTTGRTIAEAFYLMYYLDQACQLQLKTMATGGEILCVAPEIAEHTAEQYQRYDRPRGTMEWPALLRLMDRKDASYKS
- a CDS encoding amino acid ABC transporter permease, which encodes MQRGPAGLGFLSSWLNVGISILAAAFLLWLLVLFGKWAFWDSAWSDAGADPCGGASGACWAVIGARYRLILFGLYPYEEQWRSLVACLVVVAMVAASCVPRLWRAKWLIGIWISGFTVFIVLMQGGVFGLSEVTTERWGGLSLTLFIYTATIIIGMPLSVLLAIMRCSDDRVLRFLAGVVVDFIRSIPLLAVVFGAAIFAPFVLPGWLNTDNVYRVILGFALFFAAYQSTILQAGIQSVGLGQGEAARALGLTPSQGWWLVILPQAFRKALPATINQLVSTFKDTSVLVIVGLFELMASAKVAIQTGKWSDYYIEVYVFVALIYFAVSYSLTRYGAYLEARMRVGQD
- a CDS encoding ABC transporter permease subunit (The N-terminal region of this protein, as described by TIGR01726, is a three transmembrane segment that identifies a subfamily of ABC transporter permease subunits, which specificities that include histidine, arginine, glutamine, glutamate, L-cystine (sic), the opines (in Agrobacterium) octopine and nopaline, etc.); the protein is MVVSLSNTNVRRFILQATAVGLFLALVIGTAVQVADSLQKQGMVYGWAFLGQPTGWDISAAPLAHAASDPYWWTILLGLLNTLVLALVCIVVTTILGFLVGLGRLSRNFVISFGCRLYTDIFRNVPSILQIVFWYQIILHLPQERRAVPLPGGAFISNRGIYLPGLEATNGNLCLAVGLILMAMLIAASPLGRRLGRGRGTVLAAAAGAIVALTLWFGAPVTIQLPHLHGFSFENGLRVPAEFAAVLIGLSVLGTAYVAEIVRGGIQSIGRGPVEAGRALGLHEWMIDWKIRIPLGLRAIVLPLGNQYLITVKNTSLGAAIGYSDLFAITSNSINMNGHTFEMLGVMVGLYLVVNYCLSLMINWFNARVALKGARSIGRQPAGGRA